The sequence below is a genomic window from Phycisphaerales bacterium AB-hyl4.
CGTCACCGCCCAGGCCATGCAGCAAGCCGTCGTCAACCAGTTGACTCAGTGACATTGTGAACAAGTATCGATCGCCTGCGGACGCGCAGACGCTTAGAGCACGAACTTGCTCAAGCTACAACTGCACCCCACACCATCGCCTAGAAACGCAGAAAACCCCATAAAATACGGGGTTTGGCGCTCATCGCCGCAATGGGCGATATGCTCATAAATAACCGTTTTTTTTCTTTTGGGTTGTCGCGACAACCGCCGCCCCATCCCTACTGAATGTGCTTTGTCAAATCGTGATACTTCCGCGTAACTTCAAGCAGTTTTGTCGTGGGTAGATGGCCCCGCTTGTACAGACAGTCGCTCGGGTGCAAGCGCACAAACCAGTCGCACACAGCCGCGCACCGTTTGTTCAATCCCGTATACGGGTGCCGCCGCGAAAGCCATGGTACAGCCACGCACTGCGGGGGTAACGGGTTCGGCACCTTGCTGCTAATGACGATGCCGACAAACTCGCCATCAAGAATTAATTCGTCGTCAGATGTGAGGATGATGACCGGGTGGGGCGCGACGTTCCCTCGTGGGTCAGCAACAGGGGCTTCCACGATTGCGCCTTGGCGGAGATCTTCCTGTGACAGCCCCACCGGTTAGTCGTGGCCCTCGGTGTCATCTTCCGCCGGCCACCAACTAAAATCCGGCTTGGATTGGTCCGCAATCCTGAGCAGCCGGTCGTTTCGTGGCGTCAATTCACGAATCTCTGCCTCTACGTCCTCAAGACTCAGTTGGCGTACGGTCACCGCCGCATCCCACCGCTTGCCGGTTGAATGTGTTTCCGACGGGCTTTCATGTTCGAGCAGGTCAAGCATTCCCTTTATCCTCTTTCTTCACCTTGGGTTCTACTAGTTTCAGTAGAATCGGGCGATGGGCCAAGAGTTCGCCATTGGCGCTCACGGCAATCCAGTATTTCCCTGGCTTGGGGAACACCACACCACGCAATTCTATGTCGAAATCCGCAATTTGCAAAGGGTTGTCTAAAACGATCGGCCCCCGAATCTCTACAATCTGGACGCCCGACTCTTCGTGCTCCACCGTCAAGGCCACTTCGTTCTTTCCCCGGCCATTCGTGACGGTGAACACTACGCACATCTTAGGGTGACACGCCGGAAACGCGGTGGCACGTATTTCATTGAAGGCCCCCGCCATCACTAGGTTGTTCGTTCGAGCATCGCGATAAATCGCGTCGCAAACGACAATTGAGATACAAAGCGGGGTTTCTTGGGGCTTCTCCATACGCCCTCATTCTATCGGTGTTTTGGGGGTCGCCAAGCCAGCCGTGCGCGCACAAATCTTGATTTAGCCGCACCGCCCCTACTTTGACCAATCAAAGTAAACCGCCCCCTGCACCATCAGGCACAAGGGGCGGGTAGGGGGTCGGGTTGTCGGGGGGCGTCACGCTGCCGGCCTCGGTCGTGCGGTGTACGGCTCTTGACTGTGTTCCATCATCCACGCCGCTGCATCGTCCAGCGTCGCCCGCACGCCCGGCATGAACACCACGCCACGCCGACGCAGGCGAACGTACACGGCGAGCAGCGGGGCCACGTCCTGATCCGTGAGGCTCACGTCGCCGTCGTCTACGGCGTCCAACATGCTCACCCACTCGCACCACTCGGCAGACGCCAGTGCCTCGGCTGGGGCATCCTGCACGCCGTACAGCCACGGCTCAACCTGTTGTGGGGTCGTGGTCATGCTGCACCCCCGATTCGCTGCGCGTTCACCACGTCACGGTAGGATTCTTCCCAAAGCCCGACCTCGGGGTCACTGTCGCCGCCAGCCATCTCAATGATTTGATGCTCGCCCAATCGCTCCACGGCGTCTATCACCTGCTCTACGGTGATGCCAAGGTCTACGGCAATGTGTGACGCCTTGGCCGTGATGGGCAGGCAGGGCAGCAGGTGGAGCACGTTAAGGTCGACGCCGAGTTTCGCGGTGTCGTGGGCTTCCGGCTCGGGGATCGGCTCGTGGATCGGCTCGGGCTTCGCCTCCACCACGGGCGCGTACTTCACCACCGGCAACGGCTCTCCCCGATCAATGACGTAAACCTTACCCTGCCTCACCACGGGCACGCCGGCGGCGCGGATCGTCGCAAGGTCGCGGAAGAACTGGCGCTGGCTCAGCCCGTAGGCAAGCCGCGCCCCCCGCTGGTCGATACCTTCGTGATCCATGTCACGGCAGAAAGACAGCAGCCGCACGATGCGCCCGTGAACCGCTTGGCGGTGTTTGCCGGGGTCGGCGTCGGTGGTTCGCTTTAGCGTCGTCGGCATCGACTTGGGCCGTGCCGGTCGTCCACGCCCCCGATACGGACGCGGGGGCAACTCCGTCGCCTGCTCTGCCGGGGTGTGGTCGATGATGAACCGCTGCCAAGGTTCGGCCAGGTCCGGGTGTGGTGGACGATTGACGAAACGGTCTAAAAGAAGGTGCTCCACTGCTGACATAGCATGCGCTCCCTGCCGGTATCCGGCGTTGGGGGTGATGCGTGTGGAGCGCGCGCGAAAAAGTCCGGCGTTGCTGCCGGATGGCGATGCGTCGATGCGTTACTATCATGGGTGTCATCCACTGGCGCGCTCCAACGCGTTGGTGGTAGGGTCGGTAGGAAGCTCACTACTTCCTGCCGGCCCGACTTTTTTGATACGCCCCCCATCATGACCACCCGCCGTCATCCCGTCAACAGGCTGGCACGAAATCACAATCAACCCTGTTTCTCTTCCTTGAATCGCTCTTGGAACAGGTCGTAGATGTTTCCGTATGCCCGGCCTGTTTCTTTTCTTTCCTCGCTGCTTAACTCGATCCTGTATCGTTCGGCAATCTTGCCGAACAATCTCACCACGAAATGCCACGCAAACAACAGGCAGACGTCAGGTCGAAATAGCGGCCTTGGGGCAAGTGCGAACGCGCTTGAGTGAACAGAGGCTCCAAGGTCATGGGTTAACAGCAGGTACTCATCCTTGTATCCGACTGCTTCCGCAATTTCCTTAAGGGTGCCAATTTTATGCGCATACCAATTGTGGGGGCGAGCATTACTTCCGGGCTTACGGTAGGAATCAACGCGACGCTGGTACTCAGCTTGTATCCGTGGTTCTGCGTTAGCCCGCAAGGGGCTAGTGCTTAGTCGACGGCTAAAGGCAGATGCGTCGTCGTCTACGCGTTTGATTAGCTCGTACTTCTCGATCGCGGCGAAGCCCTCGTACAACTCGCCCCGAATCTCCATTTGGTCGGGGTCTGCAATGATGTAAAGCGCTTGAAGCATGGCGTCGTAGAGAATGCGCAATAGCGACGTGGCATCCACGTTCCATTCATGCTCTGCATAACGCCGTAGGGTTGTGAGTGTGTCAGCGGACATGAACACGCGATGAGTAAGGTGCTTGACCGCAACTGCCGCTTTGCCAGTAGGGGGGATATCGACAAATTTTTTGCCGATCGTAAGTGCAATGGATGAATATAGAGCCCATGTCATCAGATCCGAACGGTGATCGCCCCATGGAAGCTGTCGAGCCGGGCGCTTGTCGCCCACAATTTCATATCGTAGATCATCCAGCCTTGCCAATACTCCCGGCAACTCGTCTTCGGATCGTGACGGTAATGTGGTAATCAGGTAATCGCGTTCACCGACAAGCTGTTGCCGCTTCGTTGACGTGTTCTCTTTCTCATCATGCGTCATCGACGCCCCCTTGTTTTCTGCCCTAAGCCTATGCCGGTTCCACACGATCTACGTCAACGCCTTTCGCTGCACCCTTTTGCATCGCGTCGGTCTGGTCAGTCGCCTGTACCACCACCTCAGTTTCAAAACCGCTATCACGGTCGCGGCCCCGCACGATGAACTTGCCCGGCCGCTGCCTCGCGGGCGGTGGTGTAGGCGTTGGTAGCGGTGCTGGCGCGGGGTCGGGTGGTGTAGTTGGTCCTACCGCCATACCTCCCCATTGGTCCCGAATCTCCACAAGCGTTTCGTAAATGCGAAAGATGATAATGACGGCCTCGGCCCACAGTCGCAGAAACAGCGGGCCAACCACCGCCACAACTCCCCCCATTACAATGGGGTACGCTTCCTCGTTCATGATGCCAACGATGAACATGCCAACGCCGACAATGACCGCGATCGCTGATAGAACCCAAAACAGCGCCGTTACGATCTCCGTCGTAATCATGCGATCAAAACGCATCGCCTTGGTCAAGCTCATAATGTCCCCCTGTAAAGGTGCTGAAGTGTCCCGGTGCGGTGAGCCAGTTTATAGCAAAATGCCGGGTCTTGTCACCTCTTAGCCTCACGCACCCATGCCGACGCCCACCGCACTCCCTCGAAGGCGAGCAGGGCCAGCACAACGGCTAACGCGATGACGTTGACGATGGCGACGATCATGGCTTGAAGTCGGAGCAGGATGCACAGCAGCCCGGCACGCCCTCGGCCTTACGCTTGACGGTGCAGCGTCAGGATGCGTCCCATGACCATTGGTCGGAGTTATTCGCCATTCGCATCAGCAGGAAGCCGCCATGTGCGGCAAGCGCGATAGGGGGGTTGGTCCCGGACCCTGTCCGTGGCGTCTCCCAATCCCACGTGATGTCCAGAGACGAATTCAGCCGAACCACAGAAACTGGCTGCGACATGCTTGTGCGGAGGCCAGCGTATACGTCGCTACCGTCGCGGGCCAACTTCATTACGGACCCAGGCATAGACACTGAACCGATCTCGCTGCCGGAAGATGCGTTCAGTCGCAGGATGGAATTGTTCGATGACGAACCAACAAGCAATTCCCCTGATGGACCAAGCACTATGCCGTTGAGGTTACCGCTGAACGTTTCATTCCATGTGTCATTGCCCGATAGATCCAGTCGAATCACACGACTGGTCGAACTACTACTGTTAAGTACGTACACAGCACCTCCGGCATAGTGGACATATTCCACCGCCCCACCGCCGAAAGTGAAGTTATCCCCCACGTTCACAATGCCGCCTGAAAGGTTGTATTCTTCCAGTCGCGCGTTGCTCGTTCCGATCTTCCGAACCTGCCAAATGCGGCTTGAGGCGACATCGAAATAAGTCGATCCTGACGTTGATTCCTGAGGCGCATCCCACAACTTCAAGCCGTCCAAATCCCACGCACTGAGATGAAAGTCCGATCTCGAATATAGTCGATTGTCGTGATAGCGAATCAAGCCCCCGACGTCATCGTCTTCTTCGCTCCAGACGGTTGTAGCTTCGCCGCGTTCGTACCGCTGGATAAGATTCGGAAATGCTTTAGCGGTGTAGGGGTTCGATTCCTCGTCCAGCGCGCAATGAAACGCGCTTGCGCTGGCATCAGCCAGCGCCCACTGCACGCTTGCGCCGACCTTGATATAGAACAGGCGAGCCGAAAACGCGGGCTTTACCAAGACACCTCTCGCTCCGCCCGCGCTCATGCGAAACGCGCCGCCCGGTGACATGTGAAAGCGGTAGCGGCTCATCAATCATCGTCCTCTTCAAGACCCCACACGCGGCCGGTGGTGTTCGTGTCCATCCATCGCAGCGGAACTTGCTCTTCCCCTTCCTCGACTTCAACACGTCTCGCCATCGGCGTACGTGTGGCGAGTATTTCGCTCGCGTGCTTCCCACCGCCACCAGTGATGTAAGGGGGCTTGGTCACCCACGTTTCATCATCCTCGCCGCTGATTGCCACCTCAACCGTCTGTGCGTCCGTGGTGGACACGCTGTCCACGTCCTCGTAATAAGCCGCGTCGTGACGTAGCTCAGGGGGCTTGGCGACGTTTACCGGGTCGCCGGTCATATCTCCATCCTTGTCGATGCGACGACACACCAAATAATCATTTTCAATCCCCGTCACCCTGAACGCGACAAGGGGGGAGGGGCTAGGCGCTGTCCGATTCTTCCGCCTCGGCGTACGACTCAGATTAATCGGTTGCGATTCATAGCCAATGACCGTGCGGGAAATCCGCTCTACCGACCGCCGATTGAATACGTAAGGTTGCTCAGCCATGATGCCGCTTTCAGGTAATCGCTATGGTGCCGTACTTCGCCCCGATGCGCTCAAGCCGCCTCTCAATCGCCGCGATGCGTTGGGCTTGTGCCTGCACCAATCGGCGCAGTTGCTCGACCTCGCGGGCCTCGTCCGTCTTCGTGTCGTTTGCGTTCATCGACTATCACCTTTCAAAACCCTCGCCGCCGCGCTAACGACGGCAAAGGGGAGAACACCGAAACCCCCACCACCGCCGGCTTGCAATGGCAGGGGGATGAGCAACAGCGTCAAATACGTAGGTGCCGAGCGCGTCCGCCTTCGCACTCCTGATTGTGCCGCTTTCGCGCGGCTTCCAGCGTTGCGACGCTATTGCGGATGGTCTGCGCCCGGTCCAATAGCTTGCGGTCTTCCACTTGCTGATTGCGTCCGGCTCTGGTCGATGGGTAGCCGCGTGCCGCGCGAGCCTCGGCGTCGAGCAGGTCGGCCAGCAAACTACGCTGCCCGGCGCGGGCCTTGCCGAGAACCATGCGGCGACCACGCAGATAGCTGGTGGAGACAATGGCGCGTTTTGCAGTTGCATGTTCGATCATGTTGTTTACTCGCTGTGATACTCGCGGGCTTCGCGCAACCAGCGTTCGGCCTGCGATGGGTTGGTGCCGTCGCTGACGGCCCACGGGATCGTTTTGACGTGCAGCCGCGATACGCGAACACCGCCGCACTTGGCGTCTTCGATGAACCGCCGTTCCTGCTCGGCCAGCTTCGCCAGCGCTTCGACGTGCTCGGCCATCTGACGAACAAGCTCGCTGTATGCGGGCTTCGCGGCGTCAGCCAGCTCCACGCCGGCGTCACGCTTTGCCTTGTCGTATCGGGCTTCGGCCCGCTCGATGGCTTGCTCAACGATGCACTGCTCGCGCTCAAGACGTTGTGTTTCGCCCTGCACGTCGAGCACGCTGGTCATGGCCTCGGCGCTGTAGCCTTCACCGGCCAAGGTGTCGACGACGTGCTCTGGCGCGTCCCGCCCCTTTTGAATCGCGTCATTCAATGCTTGGTCGATTTCGCGTTTGCGGTCTTTCAGGGATCGCAGCGCCTCGCGGACCTGCTTGACCTCGGGGTGGGTGTCGATGTCGAATTGAATCTTTTGCTTGCTCATCGGTGTATCTCTCCGGTCGGGGTTGTGGCGGTCACGCGCCGCCGTGTTTTGATAGATGCCGGCGAACGATCGCCAGCGCTTCAGTATCGAATAGTGGCCGGTCGTCAATCACAAGGGACGGTTTCACCTGCTCGGATGTGAGCGCCCGCGTCACCGCCGCGTAATCGGCCCCCGTCATCTTGACGAGTCCAGCCACGCTCATTAGCTGGGTAGGTTGTGATTGCGTCGCGTTCATGTTTTCAAGAGTATCAAGCATGAAATACGGCTTTCCATATATGGACTAATCCGCGATGACCTTGAAAGAAACTTTGCATATCTCACATTTGCAATATCGCTCTATGCGTTCGCCGTGTCCGTCCGATCCGTCACGGGGGCGGGTCTTATAGACTTCGTGGCGAATTGATCCGCACTCAGGGCAACGCGCCGCCTCCACCATCACCACCGGCAACGGTTGACGCTTTCGTCGTTCAGGATGGCGCGGCGACACCATGATCACGCTTCGGCCCCCTTCGCCTGCCGTGCCGTCCACGACTTCACAATCATGGCCTGGTAATCCTCATCCGACATGCCCTCATCCAGCACGGCCACCGCCCACAACGGCGTACCGTCGCTCCGGGTCGGCGAGTCGGCGAGCATTTCGTCGCGCACGTCCTCCCACGTTTCGCGTACCTGCTCGATGTTCTGCCATCGGGTACGTCGAGGGTCGTAGAGCATCAGCCCGATTTGCAGGGCCAGCCGTTCATTGATGTTCAGGTCGGCAAGCGTGATCCGCCCGCGCCGTGTCTTTCGTATCGGTTTCATCGTGATTCCTCCATTGCGGCAATTGCCACCACCTCGTCAGCAGTCAACAGATCCAGACGAGACAGATATTCGACCTCGGTTTCATACACCGCATGGAAGTCGTCAAGGACGCATAGCGACGCCGGACGGCCGTAATACAGTCGGTACATGGCTTGCTTGTAATCGCCAGCAGCTTTCGGCTTCGACGCGATGTGCTCGATGTGCTCGATGCGTTCCGGGTTATCGAACGGGTGCGGGGGGCCATCAACACGCTGGCGACGCTCCGGGGCGTCATAGCGCCACCACGCCCACGGTCGCGTACCTGGGTGATCCGCGATCCACTCCGGCAGCAGGTCGTCGCGCAACACTTCCCACGCTCGCCGGCGTTCGGTGTCGCAGGGGAACTCGCCGAACCAGTCGCAGCCCGTGCGCAGGATGCGGACATGATGTTCGCCATAATCGCCCGTGTCGTTTCTTCGCTTCGGTCGGCTCATCGCTTTGCACTCCGGGGTTGGGCCACCACCGCCGGGCGTCGGCCGGGGGCGTCGGCGTCGGGTTCCTCATCCAGTAAGCCGATAAACTTCACCGCCTGCCGATACTGGTGCATGTAGTCCCGCTGCGCCTTCGCGCTGGGATGCTCCCGCACCTGCTCGAAGCGGTCGCGGACGGTCGGCCCGTCGTTCGCCACGATCTGCCGATGCTGCTCGGCCGCGTCCATCGCTTCGCACGCCTGACGCAGCAGGTGCAGGTGGGCCGGCTCAAGGTCGAAGTCCTGAACGATTCGCAGCCAGAAAGCTTTTGACTCGGGTTTCAGGTGCTTCGGG
It includes:
- a CDS encoding DUF5677 domain-containing protein; this translates as MTHDEKENTSTKRQQLVGERDYLITTLPSRSEDELPGVLARLDDLRYEIVGDKRPARQLPWGDHRSDLMTWALYSSIALTIGKKFVDIPPTGKAAVAVKHLTHRVFMSADTLTTLRRYAEHEWNVDATSLLRILYDAMLQALYIIADPDQMEIRGELYEGFAAIEKYELIKRVDDDASAFSRRLSTSPLRANAEPRIQAEYQRRVDSYRKPGSNARPHNWYAHKIGTLKEIAEAVGYKDEYLLLTHDLGASVHSSAFALAPRPLFRPDVCLLFAWHFVVRLFGKIAERYRIELSSEERKETGRAYGNIYDLFQERFKEEKQG
- a CDS encoding DUF4282 domain-containing protein; translated protein: MSLTKAMRFDRMITTEIVTALFWVLSAIAVIVGVGMFIVGIMNEEAYPIVMGGVVAVVGPLFLRLWAEAVIIIFRIYETLVEIRDQWGGMAVGPTTPPDPAPAPLPTPTPPPARQRPGKFIVRGRDRDSGFETEVVVQATDQTDAMQKGAAKGVDVDRVEPA
- a CDS encoding YncE family protein; this translates as MSRYRFHMSPGGAFRMSAGGARGVLVKPAFSARLFYIKVGASVQWALADASASAFHCALDEESNPYTAKAFPNLIQRYERGEATTVWSEEDDDVGGLIRYHDNRLYSRSDFHLSAWDLDGLKLWDAPQESTSGSTYFDVASSRIWQVRKIGTSNARLEEYNLSGGIVNVGDNFTFGGGAVEYVHYAGGAVYVLNSSSSTSRVIRLDLSGNDTWNETFSGNLNGIVLGPSGELLVGSSSNNSILRLNASSGSEIGSVSMPGSVMKLARDGSDVYAGLRTSMSQPVSVVRLNSSLDITWDWETPRTGSGTNPPIALAAHGGFLLMRMANNSDQWSWDAS
- a CDS encoding P27 family phage terminase small subunit, whose translation is MAEKTPQPPKHLKPESKAFWLRIVQDFDLEPAHLHLLRQACEAMDAAEQHRQIVANDGPTVRDRFEQVREHPSAKAQRDYMHQYRQAVKFIGLLDEEPDADAPGRRPAVVAQPRSAKR